The nucleotide window ATACCTGGCTTTGGATTGAGAAAAATAGCAGAACCACCCTGGAAGTGGTTTTAGATATTGCCAGGGAGCTTAAAATTAACCGTAAGCAAATGGGGTTTGCCGGAATGAAAGACAAAAAAGCGGTGACCCGGCAGTGGATATGTATCAGTAACAAAACACCTGAAGAACTTCAGGGAATTGAAGATAAGCTTCATCATGTTAAAATACTTAAAATAACCCCCAATCAGAAGAAGCTGCGCATGGGACAACTGGTGGGAAACAAATTCCGGCTGATGGTAAGAAATTTGGAAGATCCAGAATCCGCAGCTCAGGAAGCAGAAGAAATACTCAGCGAGCTAAAGGAAAGAGGGGTGCCTAATTATTATGGATACCAGCGTTTTGGTAAGGACAGGCCCAACACGCATTTGGTTGGTAAAGCACTGATCAAAGGCGGTGTTAAAGAGGCAGTGGACCGTTACATTGGCCATCCTTATGACACCGAGCCAAAGCACATCCAGGAAGCACGCAGGTTCTATGATGAGGGGGAACTGGGAGAATCACTAGCCTCCATGCCCAGTGGGATGCGGTACGAAAAGATGATGTTACACACTCTCATTAAAGAGGAAAAAAAGAGGGGAGAATTGAATGAAAAATCTTACATCCTGGCACTCAGGAGCATCCCTAAACCCTTAAGCAGGATGTTTGTCCACGCATACCAGTCCTACCTTTTCAACAAGGCGGTTAGTGAACGCACCAAGCTGGGTATTGACCAGTACGTCAAGGGAGATATTTTAATTGACAATGAAGAACACCTTATCCATGAATTTAAAGAAGATGAAATAGATGAAGATATAAGAAACTTCCAGGCCCACCCATCTGCCCCTCTTTACGGGAGCAAGGTGCCACTGGCCGGGGGTAAACTTGGGGAAATGGAACAGAAGATCCTGGATGAAGAAAACCTTAAACTGGAAGATTTCACAGTACCACAGATGCCCAAACTGGGCAGTCATGGGATACGTCGTGCAATGCGGTTTAAAATATGGGATGTTAATGCAGAAGCAACTGATGAAGGGGTTATGGTGAGTTTCTCAATTCCCAAGGGATGTTACGCCACTGCAGTTTTAAGGGAAGTTATGAAGGTGGATGTTTATTAAAATGATTCATCTGATTGGTAGTTTGGCTATGAATGTCAGCTAGAGAATATAGAGTGGTATGGTTGATGGACTGTAACTGGTTGATATGATGGTAATTAGTATATGAGGTGAGAATAAAATGAATCTGGTAAACGCAGTAATAGGAGCTTTTTTAGGAATTATAGCTGCAATGGTGCTTTTAATTATTTATAACAAATTTAATCAGAAAAGAGGATAGTTTTATCTGTTAAAATGTAATAAGTGTTTCAAATCAAGCGCCTTAAATTGGTTAAGTGCAAGCATGGAATTAGAGGATTTAAATATTCATTTTAAATTCATTTATAATTCATTTTAAATATTTTTCCATAATTTATTACTTTTCTCATGCTCTTACCAAACCCACATCAGATATCAGGACATAGGTTAGATTGCCCCTCATAATAAGAGGGGTGCCCCCTCAGTTTAATCCTGAATCATACAAACTAAGATATTCATTTTAAGTCAATCAAATTCCTTGATTGGATCATTTAGTCAATATTTCATGAAAATAGTTAAAAATGAGAATAGTTAAAAATTATAAAATTAAAACTTCAACGGAAAAATTTAAGGGGTTCAACTTAAATTTTGAACCGTTTTTTAAGTTCACTTTTAGCCATTTTCTCTATTTCTTTGCCACCTTTCCCTTTTGCCTGTTTTTGCAGTTCTTTAGTGGCTTTTTTAGTTACTGAGTCTAATAATCCCATTAAACTCCTCCGTTTTTTTTATATTGTTATTTTTCATTTAATGTTATTTTTCTGCATATTTTTCAGGATTTTCATCGAACTCTTTTTTGCATCCTGGAGCGCAGAAGTAGTATTTTTTACCTTTGTATTCGCTGACCCATTTGGCGCTTTTCTCATCAACATCCATTTTACAGATTGGATCTACAGCCATATCTATCACCTTTCCCTTTTTTTATACAGTGTTGTTTTTGAAGTTCATTGTTCTTATTTTTTTTAATTCATATTATTTTTAAGATTCCAGAAGCTCATGTTTCATTATCCCTGGCACGGATTCTTACTCTCTTTTCTTTTTTCCATCAATTTATTATTAGTTTTCAGTTTAAGTTTTCCGGAACCTGCTCTAACTTCTTGGATGGGGGAATATATCCTTTTAAAAGCAGTGAAAGAGTCACAACAGTCACAGAACTCAGAGCCATGGCCAGTCCAGCGTATTCTGGTCGGAAAGTAATCCCGAAAGTGGGGTAGAGTAGTCCTGCAGCCACCGGTATGAGGATCACATTGTAGGCGAATGCCCAGAAAAGGTTGAGCTTGATACGTCCCATTACCTTCTCAGATAACTGCACTCCAGCCACAGCATCCATTAAATTGTCCTTAATAAGCACTATCTCTCCACTTTCAATGGCCACGTCAGTACCGCTACCAATGGCTATCCCTACATCGGCCTGTGCCAGGGCCGGAGCGTCATTTATCCCATCACCCACAAAAGCCACCACTTCGCCCTGATCCTGAAGTCTTTTAACTTCCTTGGATTTATCCTCGGGCAGCACTCCTGCGGTGACGTGTTCTATGCCTATGCTCGTAGCAATGGCATCTGCAGTTTTTTGATTGTCACCGGTGATCATGGCCACATCCAGACCCATTCTCTTAAGTTCACTTATTGCCTGGGGGGTGTTTTCCTTCAATGTGTCCGCCACCCCTATAATACCAGAAAAAACATTATTCAATGCAACTAGAATCGCTGTTTTACCCTCTGATTCCAGTTTTGAAATCATTTCTTCGTTTGTATCGGATATTTCAACATCATTTTCCCTGAGAAGCTTCCGGTTTCCTATGAGCACCGATCTCATATTAACAGTTGCCGATACTCCTTTTCCTCCGAATGTGTTGAATTCATCGCTATCATACAATTTAAGGTCATTATCCTTGGCTTTAGTGACTATTGCATCAGCCAGGGGGTGTTGTGAATTTTTTTCCGCACTGGCAGCAATCTCCAATAACGTTTTGTCATCGGTCCCAGTTCCTATGATGTTGGTAACTTCTGGTTTACCCTTGGTCAGGGTCCCGGTTTTATCAAAGAGGATAGTAGTTAATTTCTCGGATATTTCCAGTGCTTCACCATTTTTAACCAGTATACCCAGTTCGGCTCCACGACCAATCCCCACGGTCACTGCAGTGGGTGTTGCCAGGCCCAGGGCACAAGGGCAGGCCACCACCAGGATGGATATGAGGATGGTGAGCCCAAATAGGAGAGTGCTTCCCAGTAGTAAGTACCATACTACGAAGGCCACAATGGCAATGGTAAGAACAGTGGGAATGAAATAGGTAACTGCCTCATCAGCAATCCTCTGAACAGGTGGCTTGGACCCCTGAGCAGATTCCACCAGTTTAATTATCTGGGCCAGAACCATATCCTTACCAATTTTTTCTGCACGGAATTTTAAAACCCCATTCTGATTTATAGTTCCACCAACCACCTTCGAACCAGCATTTTTCAGGGAAGGTATTGGTTCACCAGTGATCATGGATTCATCAACGTAACTATCACCCGAAACTACCTTACCATCAACAGGGATCCTTTCACCAGGCTTGACCAGTACAATATCACCAACCAGCACATCTTCCACCGGGACCTGGATTTCAACACCATTCTCATCCCCTTCATCACGAAGAACAGTGGCTGTTTTAGCCTGAAGACCAACTAATTTCTTGATTGCAGTACCAGTACGCCCTTTAGCACGTGCTTCGAGCCACCGGCCAAACATGAGGAAACCAGCAAGCATCAGGGCAGTTTCATAGAACAAAAATTCAGGGGTGAGAATGATGTTGAATGTTCCCAGCACACTGGATATAAAAGCCACACCAATACCCATAGAATACATTACATCCATATTCAGACCACGATTCTGCAGAGAACGATATGCAGCAGAAAAAATAGGGTAACTCACATAAATGAAGGGTAAAATGGTAACAGCCAGCATGAAATATGCCATGTTAAATGGTAACATCACACCGGAGTACATCAACACCATCAGGGGAATGGAGACAGCAAAGGCCACAACAAATCGGTTCTTTTTACCATTAAGATCCGCTTTGCGCAGTTCTTCCTCCTGGTCTACCTTGAATTCTCCTTCTACTCCCAAATACTCATATCCCAGATCTTCAATGGCTTTCCGCATATCAGCCACACTGGTCATATGGGGGTTGTAGGTTACATAGGCCTTTTCAGCCGCCAGGTTCACGTTAACTTCACTAACTCCATCGATCTTTTTTAAAACTCCTTCAATGGCCTGGACACACATGGCACAGGTCATTCCTCCCACTTTGATAATGACCTTTTCATTCACCACAGCAAAACCAACGTCTTCCACAGATTTCTCCAGGTCACGAAGTTCTACCTTATCTGGATGGTATTCCACAGTGGCTTTTTCTGTTCCAAAATTAACCTGAGCATCTTCAACACCCTCCAACCCCTGCAGGGATTTTTCCACATTAAGGGCACATGAAGCACAGTGCATACCTGAAATCTTTATTTCAGCCTTTTTCTTAGAATTATCTGCCATTATTAACACTGCCTTTTAAGGTTTAAAATGTTCTAATGTCCTTAAATATTTTACCTTCCTTCACAACTACCAGCATATTGTCAGGATTTCCCAGGGAATCCATGTCCTCCAGGGGGTTAATGGCACAGATGACCACGTCAGCCAGTTTACCCTTTTCTATGGTGCCTATTTTATCTTGAAGTCCCAGAAGTTCCGAGGCGTGCTTGGTACCTGCCTGTATTGCTTCTGCAGGTTCCATACCCACTTTGCATAGGAGTCCAAGTTCTCTAAGGTTCTGCCCATGGGGACCAATACCACTGTCAGTACCCATAACAATCTTAACCCCAGCTTTTTGGGCTTTTTGAACACTTTTAAGCCCGTTTGTGAACACGTTCCGGGTATCCTCCCTGCTAAATTCTGGAAGATCTCCTGCTTCTAATTTTTCCATGTTTATCCGGTGCACCAGCATAGTGGGAACCAGCCAGGCATCTTTTTCAAGTAAAAGGGCAATGCATTCATCATCCAGATAGGTTCCATGTTCAATGGATTTGATACCTGCTTGCAGGGCATTTTTCACACCTGCGGATCCATGGGCATGGGCCATTACTGGTAAACCCCTAAAGGATGCTTCTTCCACCATCACCTTCAACTCTTCCTGAGTGAACTGGGAATGTTCGGGGCTGTCATTGGCACTTATAACCCCACCTGTCACCATAACCTTCACCACATCTGCACCTGCCCTTAAAACTTCCCTGACTCTTTTTCGAACTTCTTCCGGTCCATCACAGACTGGATCTGGAAGTCCAGAATAGGTTGTTTTCACCTGAAGGCCGGATTTATGATGGAAGTCAAAATGCCCCCCTGTTGTGGATAGTGGCATGACACTAATTTGAAGCCTTGGCCCGCAGATTAGCCCTTTTTCCACAGCACGTTTAACCCCAAAATCTGCCATTCCCGCATCCCGGACTGTGGTCACCCCAGCGTTTAGGGTATGCTTCAGATTCGAACTAGCATGATAGAAATATAATGACAATGGGGTGAATAAAGGTTCTTCAAAGCGAAATCCATTCCACATCATATGCACGTGACAGTCAATAAAACCAGGGAGTATAAACCCTCCCTGGGCATCAATATATTTGATCTTATCATTCGGAAGTTTTAATGAGTCTTCAACACCAGAATCAAGAATTATCTGGTCTTTAATTAAAACTGCCGCGTTTTCAAGTGGTTTACCACCTTCACCATCTATGAGCGTCCCATTATGGATGAGCAAGTACACCATTACACCTTCTTCCTGACTTAACAATGAACTGATTTGTTATCT belongs to uncultured Methanobacterium sp. and includes:
- the truD gene encoding tRNA pseudouridine(13) synthase TruD, with the translated sequence MLNAETYLTSQKGIKGQIRTKNEDFYVEEIPETVPSGEGPNTWLWIEKNSRTTLEVVLDIARELKINRKQMGFAGMKDKKAVTRQWICISNKTPEELQGIEDKLHHVKILKITPNQKKLRMGQLVGNKFRLMVRNLEDPESAAQEAEEILSELKERGVPNYYGYQRFGKDRPNTHLVGKALIKGGVKEAVDRYIGHPYDTEPKHIQEARRFYDEGELGESLASMPSGMRYEKMMLHTLIKEEKKRGELNEKSYILALRSIPKPLSRMFVHAYQSYLFNKAVSERTKLGIDQYVKGDILIDNEEHLIHEFKEDEIDEDIRNFQAHPSAPLYGSKVPLAGGKLGEMEQKILDEENLKLEDFTVPQMPKLGSHGIRRAMRFKIWDVNAEATDEGVMVSFSIPKGCYATAVLREVMKVDVY
- a CDS encoding heavy metal translocating P-type ATPase; translated protein: MADNSKKKAEIKISGMHCASCALNVEKSLQGLEGVEDAQVNFGTEKATVEYHPDKVELRDLEKSVEDVGFAVVNEKVIIKVGGMTCAMCVQAIEGVLKKIDGVSEVNVNLAAEKAYVTYNPHMTSVADMRKAIEDLGYEYLGVEGEFKVDQEEELRKADLNGKKNRFVVAFAVSIPLMVLMYSGVMLPFNMAYFMLAVTILPFIYVSYPIFSAAYRSLQNRGLNMDVMYSMGIGVAFISSVLGTFNIILTPEFLFYETALMLAGFLMFGRWLEARAKGRTGTAIKKLVGLQAKTATVLRDEGDENGVEIQVPVEDVLVGDIVLVKPGERIPVDGKVVSGDSYVDESMITGEPIPSLKNAGSKVVGGTINQNGVLKFRAEKIGKDMVLAQIIKLVESAQGSKPPVQRIADEAVTYFIPTVLTIAIVAFVVWYLLLGSTLLFGLTILISILVVACPCALGLATPTAVTVGIGRGAELGILVKNGEALEISEKLTTILFDKTGTLTKGKPEVTNIIGTGTDDKTLLEIAASAEKNSQHPLADAIVTKAKDNDLKLYDSDEFNTFGGKGVSATVNMRSVLIGNRKLLRENDVEISDTNEEMISKLESEGKTAILVALNNVFSGIIGVADTLKENTPQAISELKRMGLDVAMITGDNQKTADAIATSIGIEHVTAGVLPEDKSKEVKRLQDQGEVVAFVGDGINDAPALAQADVGIAIGSGTDVAIESGEIVLIKDNLMDAVAGVQLSEKVMGRIKLNLFWAFAYNVILIPVAAGLLYPTFGITFRPEYAGLAMALSSVTVVTLSLLLKGYIPPSKKLEQVPENLN
- a CDS encoding YHS domain-containing protein codes for the protein MAVDPICKMDVDEKSAKWVSEYKGKKYYFCAPGCKKEFDENPEKYAEK
- a CDS encoding amidohydrolase family protein, encoding MVYLLIHNGTLIDGEGGKPLENAAVLIKDQIILDSGVEDSLKLPNDKIKYIDAQGGFILPGFIDCHVHMMWNGFRFEEPLFTPLSLYFYHASSNLKHTLNAGVTTVRDAGMADFGVKRAVEKGLICGPRLQISVMPLSTTGGHFDFHHKSGLQVKTTYSGLPDPVCDGPEEVRKRVREVLRAGADVVKVMVTGGVISANDSPEHSQFTQEELKVMVEEASFRGLPVMAHAHGSAGVKNALQAGIKSIEHGTYLDDECIALLLEKDAWLVPTMLVHRINMEKLEAGDLPEFSREDTRNVFTNGLKSVQKAQKAGVKIVMGTDSGIGPHGQNLRELGLLCKVGMEPAEAIQAGTKHASELLGLQDKIGTIEKGKLADVVICAINPLEDMDSLGNPDNMLVVVKEGKIFKDIRTF